The DNA window gcactgtcagagatcgtccaaggcatccaacatggcggcggatgaccaattccagagagttacgacccgtgattctcataccgcgcgcgccgagtagaaatgctgttgttaacttgagtttctgcaatgggcctatactcgtagcatcgtcagtccaccgctcgatgcacaggcagtgaaattgacaagaagagcggggtagtagttgcgctgagaaggatagcacgcttttctttatctctattttttttatatttagtcaagttttgactaaatattttaacatcgagggggaatcgaaacgagggtcgtggtgtatgtgcgtgtgtgtgtgtgtgtgcgtgtgtgtgtgcgtgtgtgtgtgtgtgtagagcgattcagactaaactactggaccgatctttatgaaatttgacatgagagttcctgggtatgaaatccccgaacgtttttttcatttttttgataaatgtctttgatgacatcatatccggcttttcgtgaaagttgaggcggcactgtcacgccctcatttttcaaccaaattggttgaaattttggtcaagtaatcttcgacgaagcccggggttcggtattgcatttcagtttggtggcttaaaaattaattaatgactttggtcattaaaaatctgaaaattgtaaaaaaaaaataaaaatttataaaacgatccaaatttacgtttatcttattcgccatcatttgctgattccaaaaacatataaatatgttatatttggattaaaaacaagctctgaaaattaaatatataaaaattattatcaaaattaaattgtccaaatcaatttaaaaacactttcatcttattccttgtcggttcctgattccaaaaacatatagatatgatatgtttggattaaaaacacgctcagaaagttaaaacaaagagaggtacagaaaagcgtgctatccttcttagcgcaactactaccccgctcttcttgtcaatttcactgcctttgccatgagcggtggactgacgatgctacgagtatacggtcttgctgaaaaatggcagctacttgactaaatattgtatttttgccttacgcgacttgtttaactttctgagcgtgtttttaatccaaacatatcatatctatatgtttttggaatcaggaaccgacaaggaataagattaaattgtttttaaatcaatttcggaaattttattttaataatgatttttatatttttaattttcagagcttgtttttaatccaaatataacatatttatatgtttttggaatcagaaaataatgaagaataagatgaacgtaaatttggatcgtttaaaaaaaagaatttatttttacaattttcaaatttttaatgaccaaagtcattaattaatttttaagccaccaagctgaaatgcaataccgaagtccggcctttgtcgaagattgcttggccaaaattttaatcaatttgattgaaaaatgagggtgtgacagtgccgcctcaacatttacaaaaagccggatatgacgtcatcaaaggtatttatcgaaaaaaagaaaaaaacgtccggggatatcattcccaggaactctcatgtcaaatttcataaagatcggtccattagtttggtctgaatcgctctacacacacagacagacagacagacacacacacacacacacacacacacacacacacacacacacacgcacacacacataaacacacacacacacatacaccacaaccctcgtctcgattcccccctctacgttaaaacatttagtcaaaacttgactaaatgtaaaaagcaggaaaacaaaaagaaaacaagtcgcgtaaggcgaaattactgcatttagtcaagctgtgaaactgaacgtagtccgccgctagtgcaaaaggcagtgaaagtttggcgcggtagcggttgcgctgtgcttcatagcacgctttactgtacctctcttcgttttaactttctgagcgtgtttttaatccaaacatatcatatctatatgtttttggaatcaggaaccgacaaggaataagatgaaatagtttttaattaagatttcggaaatttaattttaatcataattttgatatttttaattttcagagcttgtttttaatacaaatataacatatgtatatgtttttggaatcagaaaatgacgaagaataagatgaaattgtttttggatcgtttaaaaatttttttttttaattacaagtttccgatttttaatgaccaaactcactcattagtttttaagccaccaagctgaaatgcaatactaaaccccggccttcgtcgaagattgctttgccaaaatttcaatcaatttgattgaaaaatgagggtgcgacagtgccgcctcaacttttacaaaaagccggatatgacgtcatcaaaggtatttatcggagaaaagaaaaaacgtccggggatatcatacccaggaagtctcatgtcaaatttcataaagatcggcccagtagtttagtctgaatcgctctacacacacacacacacggcagacagacacacacacatacaccacgaccctcgtctcgattcccccctctatgttaaaacatttagtcaaaacttgactaaatgtaaacaagtcgcgtaaggcgaaaatacaacatttagtcaagtagctgtcgaacttacagaatgaaactgaacgcaatgcaacgcagcaagaccgtaatactcgtagcatcgtcagtccaccgctcatggcaaaggcagtgaaattgacaagaagagcggggtagtagttgcgctgagaaggatagctcgcttttctgtacctctcttcgttttaactttctgagcgtgttttcaatccaaacatatcatatctatatgtttttggaatcaggaaccgacaagaaataagatgaaagtgtttttaaattgatttcgataatttaattttgatcataatttttatatttttaattttcagagcttgtttttaatccaaatataacatatttatatgtttttggaatcagaaaatgatgaagaataagatgaacgtaaatttggatcgttttataaaaaaaatttttttttacaattttcagatttttaatgaccaaagtcattaattaatttttaagccaccaagctgaaatgcaataccgaagtccgggctttgttggagattacttgaccaaaatttcaaccaatttggttgaaaaatgagagcgtgacagagccgcctcaactttcacgaaaagccggatatgacgtcatcaaagacatttatgaaaaaaatgaaaaaaacgtctgaggatatcatacccagaaactctcatggcaaatttcataaagatcggtcctgtagtttagtctgaatcgctctacacacacacacacagacacacacacatacaccacgatcgaccctcgtctcgattcccccctctatgttaaaacatttagtcaaaacttgactaaatgtaaaaaggtggcATGTTATTTTTCGTAATGTATTTGCATTCATCTGGGAGGCTGCTGCTATGATAACGCAGTAAGAATGTTTTGAAGGCGTTTTCCTGAAATATGCGAAAACCGTCCATTTCAGGACTGAACTGACGCTGTCGTCTGCTACCTGTACGTAGGACAGGCAATCAAATCcgcagtcgacttccaaatgctgcaTGGTCTAGCTCGAAATCTgtcaaaaaaacacttctgtttTTAGCCGCAGGGAATTTTAGGGTCAAGCATCAGTTCTATTTACATCAGTGTTGTCCTGAAATATGCGAAAGCCGTCCATTTCAGGACTGAACTGACGCTGTCGTGTGCTACATGTACGTAGGACAGGCAATCAaatcagtcgacttccaaatgcggCATGGTCTAGCTCGAAATTTGTcagaaaaaacacttctgcttttagcCGTGGGGAATTGTAGGATCAAGCATCATTTGGTCATgtggagaagataagctacatgtatGTCACAAACACGGGGGATAAGAAACATCTTCTCAAATCCAAAGGAGGTTAACAGCCTCACTGTGGTACAGGCGCTTGAATACGTTCTCTGGAAAAtatagcgcactccaagagtgcgctaacagttttaagcgcattgccattagccaatcaccTATTTCaaatcagtcatgtgacaccagtacttactgacaatcattgttgttattgtgtttgATCAGCAACTGTGACGAGGACCTAGGCATAATGCGTGTGTCACTGGCCTGCCTGCTGTTGGGTTTTCTCTGTGTTCAGGGCACCCCGCCGAAATGTGAGTAACCGGCTTTTTTGtgatatgttttttttaaatctactacagtcgaacctgcctttgcgaccacctctcaaaaacgaccacctgcccataacgACCACTCCCAAGTATCCCAGACGAGTTTTATTCCATATAAGTCACATTTCTAtggcgaccacctgcccataacgACCACTCCCGAGTATCCCAGACGAGTTTTATTCCATATAAGTCACATTTCTAtggcgaccacctgcccataacgACCACTCCCGAGTATCCCAGACGAGTTTTATTCCATATAAGTCACATTTCTAtggcgaccacctgcccataacgACCACTCCCAAGTATCCCAGACGAGTTTTATTCCATATAAGTCACATTTCTATGGCGACCATCTGCCCATAACGACCACTCCCGAGTATCCCAGACGAGTTTTATTCCATATAAGTCACATTTCTAtggcgaccacctgcccataacgACCACTCCCAAGTATCCCAGACGAATTTTATTCCATATAAGTCACATTTCTatggcgaccacctgtctataacgacgtgttttggtcggtcccttgaaTGGTCGTTATTGACAGGTTCGACTGGAGTTCATGTCCTTGTTGTTCCTTGCGATTATTCATCGACATGGTCATATTTATCGTTGTCGTCGTGATCAACATGAGCATCATCACCACATGATCGTACCACATTAAGGCAGCAGCAATAgagcatcatcatcgtcgtcatcgtcgtcatcatcatcatcatcgtcgtcatcgtcaccaTCCTCCtcagtcatcatcatcaccatcatcatcatcgtcatcctcatcatcattgtcgtcgtcgtcgtcatcgtcgtcgttattTTTATATCCAAGCTCATAACAAAGAAGAACTTCGGCGGGAACAATTTGATTGCTTTCTTATTAGGGAGCTTTCTTATAAGCGGCGGGCTTCATATAATAAGCGGATCCGTCTGCATAAATGCTTTCGTGAATTTATTACTCTCTATTTCTTCTGATACGTAACTGAGTTCATTTCgatattgttttttgttttatccaagcggagcgcgggcgaagcccgcgcgtagcgaggtagttttttttttcatctcccagcactgaaaatttttttgccaagtggtgtctgtctgtgaacattgttctagaattcatcttttagcacaatattagcgacactgtttggacaattctattaaaattaggcgtacaaactgattttgtttcggggaatcctctcagaggatcagaattttcatataatatcatcggaagctgttacgacgggaaaatgtgaaacttttgtcactttttaacatggaatttcatctttgagcgtttcaagcggactttaataaaatagttatttgcgaattaagcagcggaagacactcaccggttcaacatgtgtatggtcattaaacctcaaaacatttcagtaagtggtttagacaaacacctccgacatgtgagggtgactggtttgtagctgaagagtttttttctaaagtgtgttctaaatacaaatgacgtactggtaatgatgtaatgagttgttctaatcttgttcttggaactcttgctgttccaagcttgttcttagcaagtcttggtgacgagaacaaagactatcaatgaaatctttagaaataacctctgacaacgacgacgatgacgacgacgacgacgataacaacaacaacaacaaatgacatcgacgacgacgacgacaacaacaacaacaacaacaacaacaacaacaacaacaaaaacaacaacacgagaacaacaacaatcacgacaacgaacatgacaacaacaacaccaacaactacgacgacaactacaacgactgggttatgatgacatcaccaatgatttaaaggccgttaaaaaatcgttaaatcctatttcttcactgattcttatgaaattttaaaggtaggtttgttgtccccaacttattttcactccatacttttccagaagaaaaacataattttggcagttaaaaaccgttaaatttcaattcttcaccgatatttatgaaattttgtgggtaggttcgttgtccccaactgattttcactctatacttttccagaagaaagacataattttggcagttaaaaaacgttaaatttcaattcttcacctatctttatgaaatttagtgggtgggtccgttgtcccaaactgaattttaagacatacttttccagacaaaaaaccttatttttggcagttaaaaaccgttaaatctcaattcttcatcgatatttatgaaattttgtgggtaggttcgttgtccccaactgattttcactccatacttttccagaagaaaaacataattttggcagttaaaaaccgttacatttaaattttcacctatctttatgaaatttagtgggtgggtccgttgtcccaaactgaatttcaagacaaactattccagtcaaaaaaacttatttttggcagttaaaaaccgttaagtctcaattctacaccgatatttatgacattttgtgggtaggtttgttgtcagatttgacatgatggcagaattgaaagtgtgagatatcctgatgtttcacaatttatgctgcataattcagccccataggcgcttgaattttaggtggagttggggtttttttcagcccaaaccagtaacccccacatggttttcatgtccctttctgagagacttcaagaagtttcaatttgacgtcatgattagcctgccgcattagcaagtatgaaaacacgtcatcgatgacacattttaagacagagagagagagagagagagagagagagagagagagagagagagacatgtacacacagatggacgacttcgcttggggtatgtactgcccggcagtacacatctactttattgtTGTACTTATTCTAGTTCATACATATTGATTTTGTTGGTcattcgtaaattccgtttattttttaaagaaaaaaacggTGTGCCGAGGGATGGATGTAAACAAGAACGAAAGTGTTAAATCTATAACAATCGTCGCAACATGAGGATTTATCTTTCCCTTTCTTCGTGGCTTTCTTTGAAGCACGATGTTTTGAAGAAAGAATCAAAGGAATAGAAGCTGGTTCATTAAAGGCTAAGATATAATATTGCAGGCCAGGTACAGTCAATACAGCTTTGCGGACCTTAAGAATCACGCTATAATATTTTTGCAATAATTTGGCTATTTGGCTCAATCACActccctcctctccccccccccccccccaaaaaaaaaccccgcCCAAACCATTTCTATACCCGTCTAGCTAACATTTCTGTGATCAGAATAATCCATGTGCAATTGCGAATTCATATCACAACGGGCTTTCTTCAACACATGTTGCATTTAATGATCAAAGTAATACTGTGGCTCTGCAAACTGTCACCTATAATCGCTATACCCAAGCCCCATTAAATGAAGATCTTGTTCATGGTAGAGAAAAGAAATATTCACCTCAACCACTTGGCTTTATACGAATTAAGTACGCTCCATGGGCATGTTTTATTGCGAGTAATCGAACGAATCCCTATTTATCACCCTGGTTAAAAGGTACAATCCTTCTCGTTTCAGGGCAGAAGCGACACGGAATATAAGAATTGTATCTTTTCAAGGCGTTTACATGTTTTTCAAGAtcttcgtttaaaaaaaagctcagAAAGGTTGTTTCTGGGCACAGAAGTGTGAATTGCAGGATTTGTGGGGAAAAATATTCAGTGATCGGGAATCATTTTCCAGGAACAATTATATTTCCGTCCAAACAGATCCCACCACACAATACTGTAACAGAAAGTCTGTCAGATTGTTTCACTCAGTTTTGTCAAACTTGTTTCAGCACATTCTGAAATTATTGCAGACAAAATATTAGCAAAATATTAGTGAAGTCGATTTTCGGGGTCAATCGGTGTCGGATGTTTTTAAACACATGCCAGAAATCAACAGCCTGAGAAGATTTAGTATGAGGCAGAAATGTctacagggacacacacacacacacacacacacacacacacacacactcacacacacacacaccacacatccacacacacatcacacatccacacacacacacactcacccacacacacacacacacacacacacacacacacactcacccacacacacgcacccgcaCACatatccacgcacacacacacacacacatccacgcacacacacacacatacacacacacacatctacacacacacacacacacacacacacacacacacacacacacacgcacgcacacacacacacacacacacacaaacacactcacccacacacacgcacacacacacacacacacacacacacacgcacacacacatccacgcacacacacacacacacacacacacacacacacatccacgcacacacatacatacacacacacatcgacacacacacacacacacacacacatacacacacacacacgcacacacacatacacccacacactcacccacacacacgcacacacacacacatccacgcacacacacacacacatccacgcacacacacacacatccacgcacacacacacacatacacacccacacatctacacacatacacacacacacacacgcacgcacacacacccacacacacacacacaaacacacacacacaccacacacacacacatccacgcacgcacacacacacacacacacacacacacacacacacacacacacacacacacacacacacacacgaccagaCACATTAATGAAGTTATAGTATTGTAATTGTCTTTTTTTCAGTGGGGGACCTGTGTTCTGTGGACTCTCACTGCCCGACAAACGCAAAATGTTTCGAGGACGCGTGCACCTGTAACAATGGCTACCGTGGTTATAACGGGAGAGTTTGCAGTAAGTTTCGGACATTTCTTAGATTCATGAATTGACATAATTGTTTGCTTTTTATCTTGCAGCTAACCAGTGTTAaggttctttgtgtgtgtgtgtgtgtgtgtgtgtgtgtgtgtgtgtgtgtgtgtgtgtgtgttttctgttgttgctttgtcttttttcttctcttcataacatatttgtgtgtgtgtgtgtgtgtgtgtgtgtgcgggtgcgtgcgcgcgtgcgtgcgtgcgcgcacaccgtgtgtgtttgtgtttgtttgtgtgtgtgtgtgtgtgtgtgtgtgtgtattcatcaGAGTTGGCCCTAGACCAGGCGTGCAACAAGACAACGGATTGCGGGGAAAACACCAAATGTGAAGGCGACCCCCCAGTCTGCAAGTGCAAGGGTGGATTTGTCTCCCAACACGGCAGATGTGGTGAGTGGACAGAGTTCAATGGTCTAGTCATTAAAGTGAACAGCTTTCAATGGTCTAGTCATTAAAGTGAACAGCTTTCAATGGTCTAGTCATTTAAGTGAAAAGCTTTCAATGGTCTAGTCATTAAAGTGAACAGATTTCAATGGTCTAGTCATTTAAGTGAACAGCTTCTAGTCATTAAAGTGAACAGCTTTCAATGGTCTAGTCATTAAAGTGAACAGCTTTCAATGGTCTAGTCATTAAAGTGAACAGCTTTCAATGGTCTAGTCATTTAAGTGAACAGATTTCAATGGTCTAGTCATTAAAGTGAACAGATTTCAATGGTCTAGTCATTAAAGTGAACAGATTTCAATGGTCTAGTCATTTAAGTGAACAGATTTCAATGGTCTAGTCATTAAAGTGAACAGATTTCAATGGTCTAGTCGTTAAAATGAACAGCTTTCAATGGTCTAGTCATTAAAGTGAACAGCTTTCAATGTTCTAGTCATTTAAGTGAACAGATTTCAATGGTCTAGTCATTAAGGTGAACAGTTTTCAATGGTCTAGTCATTTAAGTGAATAGATTTCAATGGTCTAGTCATTTAAGTGAACAGCTTTCAATGGTCTAGTCATTTAAGTGGACATATTTCAATGGTTTAGTCATTTAAGTGAACAGCTTTCAATGGTCTAGTCATCAAAGTGAACAGCTTTCAATGGGCTAGTCATTAAAGTGAACAGATTTCAATGATCTAGTCATTAAAGTGGACAGATGTCAATGGTCTAGTCATTAAAGTGAACAGATTTCAATGGTCTAGTCATTAAAGTGGACATATTTCAATGGTCTAGTCATTTAAGTGAACAGCTTTCAATGGTCTAGTCATTTAAGTGGACAGATTTCAATGGTCTAGTCATTAAAGTGAACAGCTTTTAATGGTCTAGTCATTAAAGTGAACAGCTTTCAATGGTCTAGTCATTTAAGTGAATAGATTTCAATGGTCTAGTCATTTAAGTGGACAGATTTCAATGGGCTAATCATTTAAGTGAACAGATTTTCAATGGTCTAGTCATTTAAGTGAACAGCTTTCAATGGCTAGTCATTTAAGTGGACAACTTTCAACGGTCTAGTCATTTAAGTGAACAGATTTTCAATGGTCTAGTCATTTAAGTGGACAGATTTCAACGGTAAAGTCATTTTTGTGAACCGATTTTATTGGTATATGTGGTAAGTAGCCATTTTTGTGGACTCAATTTAATGGTATTTAGTCATGTTTAGGACTGATTTAAATAGTAGATGTGGTGAACGTGATGTAATTTGTGTGGATTTATTTTTAATGGTGAAGTCATTTTGTGGACCGATTTCAATGGTAGATGTGGTGATTATAAAGTATTTTCTGTGGATTTATTTTAAACGTTCTCATTTTTGTGGACTTATTTTAATGGTATTGTCATTTTGGTGAACGGATTTCAATGGTATATATGGTGAAGTCATTTTTGTGGACTCATTTAAGTTAATggtatatagccatttttgaaGACCGATTTCAATGGTAGATGTGGTGAATGTTGAGTCATCTTCGTGGTCTAATTTTTAACGATATGTAAATCAGGCAGGAGTCTTATGTTGTGTGTCAGGCAAGCAAGTtctaatttctttttttttctgggaGGAGATCAGTGTTGTTGTGTTTCATGCAGGCAACTaactagttttgtttttgaggcAGGAAATCGGTGTTGTGTTTCAGGCAGAAAATCAGTGTTGTTGTGTTCCATGCAGGCAactagtgtttgtgtgtttcagacAAAAAAATAGTGTTGTTGTATTTCAGACAGGAAattgatgttgtgttttcagGCAGGAAATCGGTGTTGTTGTGTTTCAGGCAGGAAATTGGTGTTGTGTTTCAGGCAGGAAATTAGTGTTGTTGTGTTTCAGGCAGGAAAATGGGGAAAACGTGTTCCAGCTACTCGGAGTGCATGAGCCATGTGAAGTGTACCAACGGCATCTGTAACGGGTGCTACTGGGGCTACCGTCAAATCGACGATTATTGTGGTAGGTGTGCTTTAATTGTCTCTGTTTGTACGGGTGTGCGTGTAATGTCTGTTTCACTTGTTTTTCGGTGTGTCTGAGAAAACGCTGGTGAGAGCGAGCGCGGGTATGGTCTGGGAGTGGTGGGGGGTACCTGTATGTTGTAACATCAAATTTTGTTACTGGCTCATATTcggcacaggcacacacacacacacacacacacacacacacactcacacacacacacgtaaacacacacacacacgcacacacacgtaaacacacacacacacgcacacacacacacaaacacttacacattcacacacccatatccacacacacacaccccacacacacaaacccgcagccgcacacacccacaccaatccacacacatacacccacccactcacacacactgaggcacgtacccacacacacacacacacacacacactcactcacacacttacacacacacacacacacacacacacacacacacacactgacacacacaccatcctaGTGGGGTAGCGCGTCAACGGTGCAGCATAAATTATGTCGGTGTGATCTTGATGTTTCTATGGACTGACCTGCGCGTGTTGCAGCCAAAAAGCACGAATGCTCCTATTACCTCAAGGAAGCGCAGCTGGAAAAGTTTTATGACACCATGACGGCCGCCTATTATCACTACGACGTCTTTCCATGTcggtgagagagaaaggggggggagagaacgagagatagagaggagaCTGagttcaagagagagagagagagagagagagagagagagagagagagagagagagagagagagagagagagagagagagaagaggagagagagagagagagaggagagagagagagagtgagagagagagagagggggagggagagagacaaagaaggaggcagagagagagacagattgagagagtgagagaaactgagagagagaggggtagggagagagagcgcGGTGGTTgagttcgagagagagagagaggtggttgAATTCGAGAAAAATGAAATGGATTCATCTCGTTTATTTGTGATGTTTATTCATCTGACCCGGCAGATACAAGATGGCGCACTTTCACTGCTCCGGGTATGACGTGGATGTGACGGTGGAGCACGGCGTGACGATCAAAACCAACTTCTACGCCAAGTCAAGCACGGGAGGCGTCTACGTCAGTGACGTCACTGTCACCCTTAAATCCAATAACAGTGACAGCACGGTGACGTCACAGATTAACCGGCTCAACACCAAGGATTTTGCCAAGGTAAGGGACACGGGAAAGTTGCAAGCTGACGAATCTCGTTCGTGTAATACATGACTAATTTGAAATTTCACATTCTGAAGTGGCAGTAGTGGACAcagacgttttccggaaatacCTTTCGGGATTTACAAGCGTTGgcgaagagttgcgcccctttaAACCTTGGACAAACAAGCAACACTtggtcgaccagttaaaaccaacaatcgcag is part of the Littorina saxatilis isolate snail1 linkage group LG6, US_GU_Lsax_2.0, whole genome shotgun sequence genome and encodes:
- the LOC138968231 gene encoding uncharacterized protein isoform X1; translated protein: MRVSLACLLLGFLCVQGTPPKLGDLCSVDSHCPTNAKCFEDACTCNNGYRGYNGRVCKLALDQACNKTTDCGENTKCEGDPPVCKCKGGFVSQHGRCGRKMGKTCSSYSECMSHVKCTNGICNGCYWGYRQIDDYCAKKHECSYYLKEAQLEKFYDTMTAAYYHYDVFPCRYKMAHFHCSGYDVDVTVEHGVTIKTNFYAKSSTGGVYVSDVTVTLKSNNSDSTVTSQINRLNTKDFAKYMKAADFTESPWTWSYEGQKPRRKHRVEGKYGSFRAVVIKDQLSVTYSDKYSDLDIACGDQDFRSLTNPAGTICGFPSDSDYRAKKELEAKSKAGQNVLSYGVLDSYIALAKQDAQQTDPRNPQCQEARTVLTGQCENLGGVMKTCGDVYTTRWVSSPGRCLRKNSVDSFKVYVACLKLLCGTGGKTKEDCDVFRAAQVNCGVGLYSQAKCTSQM
- the LOC138968231 gene encoding uncharacterized protein isoform X2, which codes for MRVSLACLLLGFLCVQGTPPKLGDLCSVDSHCPTNAKCFEDACTCNNGYRGYNGRVCKLALDQACNKTTDCGENTKCEGDPPVCKCKGGFVSQHGRCGRKMGKTCSSYSECMSHVKCTNGICNGCYWGYRQIDDYCAKKHECSYYLKEAQLEKFYDTMTAAYYHYDVFPCRYKMAHFHCSGYDVDVTVEHGVTIKTNFYAKSSTGGVYVSDVTVTLKSNNSDSTVTSQINRLNTKDFAKYMKAADFTESPWTWSYEGQKPRRKHRVEGKYGSFRAVVIKDQLSVTYSDKYSDLDIACGDQDFRSLTNPAGTICGFPSDSDYRAKKELEAKSKAGQNVLSYGVLDSYIALAKQDAQQTNPQCQEARTVLTGQCENLGGVMKTCGDVYTTRWVSSPGRCLRKNSVDSFKVYVACLKLLCGTGGKTKEDCDVFRAAQVNCGVGLYSQAKCTSQM